From a region of the Agrobacterium tumefaciens genome:
- a CDS encoding tetratricopeptide repeat protein has protein sequence METDFSVLLHKGKGSLMRRKPAFRLLCSAALIAALTIGAGATPGFAETKPEEKTVTFDPGKVNTFSGAFLAARTADVDQDYATAISLYKKALEYDPANSEIRQRLMIAELLSGNFEAGAKIADTLKEDASVERVTTIVRALDAIKDKEFAKAEKILKYTGPNDLDRMVNTLLSAWARAGSGKPKEALALVNNMKGPGWISIFQKYNAGAIALVAGNIDAARKSLNEAVTDREGGATASDTYMRAVMALARLEATAGNKQKALDAIAVGDTFAPNYAPLKALRESIEKGEKPTQQVTNAVEGAASVMFSIAGALNREGAEEIVTLYLQTSRGLDPNSADTLILLGGLSEAQKQPERAIAFYREVPKDSPMHRISELQLGLTLAQTGKVDEARQHLKSLLDSDPKDIRSYLAYGSVLSDAKDYKAMAENYDKAIEIIGSVPQKSDWSVFFQRGIAYERLKEWDKAEPNFKRALELNPEQPQVLNYLGYSWVDRNVNLDEGMDMIRRAVELRPNDGYIVDSLGWAHYRLGAFDEAVTELERAIELKAGDPTINDHLGDAYWRVGRKIEAVYQWNRALIGDSDDVDKAKVQEKIANGLPPLEKDAENTAKKEATPPPPAPPSPAANPDKKS, from the coding sequence ATGGAAACTGATTTTTCCGTGCTTCTGCACAAAGGCAAAGGTTCCCTCATGCGGCGCAAACCAGCATTCCGTCTTCTTTGCAGCGCGGCTCTTATCGCCGCTCTCACCATTGGGGCAGGTGCAACACCCGGCTTCGCGGAGACGAAACCGGAAGAAAAGACCGTTACCTTCGATCCGGGCAAAGTGAATACCTTCTCTGGCGCCTTTCTTGCCGCGCGCACAGCCGACGTCGATCAGGACTATGCAACGGCAATCTCGCTTTACAAAAAGGCGCTGGAATACGATCCCGCCAATTCCGAAATTCGCCAACGGCTGATGATTGCCGAACTGCTGAGCGGCAACTTCGAGGCTGGCGCAAAAATCGCCGACACGCTGAAAGAGGACGCCTCGGTTGAGCGCGTGACGACCATCGTGCGGGCCCTTGATGCGATCAAGGACAAGGAATTCGCGAAGGCCGAGAAGATCCTGAAATATACCGGCCCGAACGATCTGGACCGTATGGTCAACACGCTGTTAAGCGCATGGGCGCGTGCCGGCTCCGGCAAGCCGAAGGAGGCACTGGCGCTCGTCAACAACATGAAGGGCCCAGGCTGGATTTCGATCTTCCAGAAATACAATGCCGGTGCGATTGCGCTGGTTGCCGGGAACATCGACGCAGCGCGCAAGAGCCTGAACGAAGCCGTGACCGACCGCGAGGGTGGTGCCACGGCATCCGACACCTATATGCGTGCCGTAATGGCCCTGGCTCGTCTCGAGGCGACAGCCGGTAACAAGCAGAAGGCACTCGACGCCATCGCTGTTGGCGATACATTCGCACCGAACTACGCGCCGCTGAAAGCACTGCGCGAATCGATCGAGAAAGGCGAAAAGCCGACCCAGCAGGTGACCAACGCCGTCGAGGGTGCCGCATCGGTCATGTTCTCGATTGCCGGCGCGCTCAACCGTGAGGGTGCAGAAGAAATCGTGACGCTCTATCTGCAGACGTCGCGTGGCCTCGACCCCAACAGTGCCGATACGCTGATCCTGCTCGGCGGCCTTTCCGAAGCACAGAAGCAACCGGAACGGGCGATTGCCTTCTACCGCGAGGTACCGAAGGATTCGCCGATGCATCGCATCTCCGAATTGCAGCTCGGCTTGACGCTTGCCCAGACCGGCAAGGTTGACGAAGCACGCCAGCACCTGAAGTCGCTGCTCGATTCCGACCCCAAAGATATCCGCTCCTATCTCGCCTATGGCAGCGTGCTTTCCGATGCCAAGGACTACAAGGCCATGGCGGAAAACTATGACAAAGCCATCGAGATCATCGGGTCCGTGCCACAGAAGTCCGACTGGTCCGTGTTCTTCCAGCGTGGCATCGCTTACGAACGCCTGAAGGAATGGGACAAGGCAGAGCCGAATTTCAAACGCGCGCTTGAGCTCAATCCCGAGCAGCCGCAAGTTCTCAATTACCTTGGTTATTCCTGGGTAGACCGGAACGTCAATCTCGATGAAGGCATGGACATGATCCGCCGCGCTGTCGAGCTTCGTCCGAACGATGGCTATATCGTCGATTCACTTGGCTGGGCGCATTATCGCCTCGGAGCCTTTGATGAGGCGGTCACCGAGCTGGAGCGGGCGATCGAACTCAAGGCCGGCGACCCAACCATCAACGACCACCTTGGCGACGCCTATTGGCGCGTTGGCCGCAAGATCGAGGCCGTATATCAGTGGAACCGCGCGCTGATCGGCGACAGTGACGACGTGGACAAGGCCAAGGTCCAGGAAAAGATCGCCAACGGTCTGCCGCCGCTGGAGAAGGACGCCGAAAACACGGCAAAGAAGGAAGCTACGCCGCCGCCGCCAGCCCCACCTTCGCCCGCTGCAAATCCGGACAAGAAATCCTGA
- a CDS encoding polyprenyl synthetase family protein, whose translation MGVVIPLEESKNKLASVKPLVDLTRPDMERVNQLILSRAGSDVQMIPEVANHLISSGGKRLRPMLTLASASMFGYEGDHHIKLATSVEFMHTATLLHDDVVDESDLRRGKSTARTIWGNQASVLVGDFLLGQAFRMMVDVGSLEALDVLSTAASVIAEGEVLQLSVAKNMETTEDDYLQVIRAKTAALFAAAAEVGPIVAKTDKASRSALKSYGMNLGLAFQLVDDVLDYGGKSADLGKNTGDDFREGKITLPVILSYRRGTEDERAFWRAAIEKGESSDENLEKALGLITKYNGLGDTISRANHYGTIARDALAPLPQSPWKNALLEVIDFCIERLN comes from the coding sequence TTGGGCGTCGTCATACCGCTTGAAGAAAGCAAAAACAAACTCGCATCCGTCAAGCCGCTTGTCGATCTGACCCGCCCTGACATGGAACGGGTGAACCAGCTTATCCTTTCCAGAGCTGGCTCCGATGTCCAGATGATTCCGGAAGTCGCCAACCATCTCATCTCCTCCGGTGGAAAGCGCCTGCGCCCGATGCTGACATTGGCTTCCGCCTCGATGTTCGGTTACGAGGGCGATCATCACATCAAGCTGGCAACCAGCGTCGAATTCATGCACACGGCAACGCTTCTGCACGATGACGTCGTGGATGAAAGTGACCTGCGCCGTGGCAAATCCACCGCGCGCACGATCTGGGGCAACCAGGCAAGCGTTCTCGTCGGCGACTTCCTGCTCGGCCAGGCGTTTCGCATGATGGTCGATGTCGGCTCGCTGGAAGCGCTGGATGTTCTCTCCACTGCCGCTTCCGTGATCGCCGAAGGTGAGGTTCTGCAGCTCTCTGTCGCCAAGAACATGGAAACAACCGAAGACGATTATCTTCAGGTGATTCGCGCCAAGACGGCAGCTCTGTTTGCCGCTGCGGCCGAAGTGGGTCCGATCGTCGCCAAAACGGACAAGGCAAGCCGCAGCGCGCTGAAGTCCTACGGCATGAACCTTGGACTTGCGTTCCAGCTTGTCGACGACGTGCTGGACTACGGCGGCAAGTCCGCTGACCTCGGCAAGAACACCGGTGACGATTTCCGTGAAGGCAAGATCACCCTGCCGGTTATCCTGTCCTATCGTCGCGGTACCGAAGATGAGCGGGCTTTCTGGCGCGCGGCGATCGAAAAAGGCGAGAGCAGCGACGAAAACCTCGAAAAAGCTCTGGGCCTTATCACCAAATATAATGGCCTCGGCGACACGATCAGCCGCGCCAACCACTATGGGACGATTGCCCGTGACGCGCTTGCTCCGTTGCCGCAAAGCCCTTGGAAAAACGCGCTTCTGGAAGTCATCGACTTCTGCATCGAGCGTTTGAACTGA
- a CDS encoding DUF2007 domain-containing protein, translated as MKELIRTNDAVLLSFAESLMKDAGIHCLIADQTMSVLEGSLGLLPRRFLVEEDRADEARQIFVDAGLGDELREEKA; from the coding sequence ATGAAAGAATTGATCCGTACCAACGATGCCGTGCTGTTGTCCTTCGCTGAAAGTCTGATGAAGGATGCAGGTATTCATTGCTTGATTGCCGACCAGACGATGAGTGTTCTTGAAGGATCATTGGGGTTGTTGCCCCGCCGGTTTCTGGTGGAAGAGGACCGCGCCGATGAGGCGCGTCAGATTTTCGTGGATGCCGGCCTTGGCGACGAGTTGCGGGAAGAGAAGGCGTGA
- a CDS encoding tRNA1(Val) (adenine(37)-N6)-methyltransferase, with protein MSGEKSETIDAFHRGRFHVLQPKGRGHRAGMDAMLLASLVADGKPCRVADLGAGAGAAGMAVAARLEKAEVTLFERSPEMAEFARRSLALAENAAFSARVSVQEADVTLRAKARAEAGLLNEHFDHVIMNPPYNDAGDRKTPDALKAEAHAMTEGLFEDWIRTAGAITVSGGQLSLISRPQSVAEIIAACGRRFGGMEITLIHPRPGEDAVRMLVTAIKGSRARLSFRAPLVMHQEDNHAFTSVVDDLNNGRIAYVRNVNTMGRNR; from the coding sequence GTGTCAGGCGAGAAATCCGAAACAATCGACGCTTTTCACCGTGGCCGCTTTCATGTTCTCCAGCCAAAGGGCAGGGGTCATCGGGCCGGCATGGACGCAATGCTTCTTGCCTCGCTGGTCGCCGATGGAAAGCCGTGTCGCGTTGCCGATCTTGGTGCAGGTGCGGGAGCTGCCGGCATGGCGGTTGCCGCGCGGCTGGAAAAGGCCGAAGTAACGCTGTTCGAGCGTTCACCTGAAATGGCCGAGTTTGCGCGCCGCAGCCTGGCCCTGGCGGAAAACGCGGCATTTTCCGCGCGCGTCTCCGTGCAGGAGGCGGATGTTACCTTGCGGGCCAAAGCCCGTGCGGAAGCTGGCCTGCTGAACGAGCATTTCGACCACGTCATCATGAACCCGCCTTACAACGATGCCGGCGACCGGAAGACGCCGGATGCGCTGAAGGCTGAAGCGCATGCCATGACGGAAGGACTGTTCGAAGACTGGATCAGGACGGCCGGTGCGATTACGGTGTCGGGTGGACAGCTTTCGCTTATTTCCCGGCCGCAGTCGGTGGCCGAGATCATTGCCGCCTGCGGACGCCGGTTCGGCGGCATGGAGATCACCCTCATTCATCCCCGCCCGGGAGAAGATGCCGTCCGCATGCTGGTCACAGCCATAAAGGGGTCTCGGGCGCGACTGTCCTTTCGGGCGCCACTTGTCATGCATCAGGAGGATAACCACGCCTTCACATCCGTCGTAGATGACCTGAATAACGGCCGTATCGCTTATGTCCGCAACGTCAACACAATGGGTCGCAACAGATAA
- a CDS encoding S49 family peptidase, with translation MAGFLKRLVPKRFRKQETVIPVVRMHGAIMAGGSQFRPALNLASYAPLLDKAFSIKDAPVVAISLNSPGGSPVQSRMIYNRIRQLAEEKNKKVLIFVEDVAASGGYMIALAGDEIIADPTSIVGSIGVVSGGFGFPDMLKKIGIERRVYAAGENKVILDPFQPEKEGDIEYLKSLQVEIHNVFIDMVKMRRGAKLKDEPTIFSGLFWTGMRGLDLGLIDGLGDMKDVLRRRYGDKVKLQLISGARSLFGKKVPGVDAALGMNAERLAAGAVSGLVEVAEEKALWSRYGL, from the coding sequence ATGGCCGGTTTTCTGAAGCGTCTGGTGCCGAAGCGGTTTCGCAAGCAGGAGACGGTTATTCCCGTGGTGCGCATGCATGGTGCGATCATGGCCGGTGGCAGCCAGTTCAGGCCTGCTCTCAACCTCGCATCCTACGCGCCGCTCCTGGACAAGGCGTTTTCCATCAAGGACGCGCCTGTTGTCGCCATCTCGCTCAACTCGCCGGGCGGTTCGCCGGTGCAGTCGCGTATGATCTACAATCGCATCCGCCAGCTTGCCGAGGAAAAGAACAAGAAGGTTCTGATCTTCGTCGAGGACGTCGCGGCCTCCGGCGGCTACATGATTGCGCTGGCTGGTGATGAGATCATCGCCGATCCGACATCCATTGTTGGCTCCATTGGCGTGGTTTCCGGCGGCTTCGGTTTTCCCGATATGCTGAAGAAGATCGGTATCGAGCGACGCGTTTATGCGGCCGGTGAAAACAAGGTCATCCTCGATCCGTTTCAGCCTGAAAAGGAAGGCGATATCGAGTATCTGAAGTCACTTCAGGTCGAAATCCACAATGTTTTCATAGATATGGTGAAGATGCGTCGTGGCGCGAAGCTGAAAGATGAGCCGACGATTTTCTCAGGACTGTTCTGGACAGGTATGCGTGGCCTTGATCTCGGCCTGATCGACGGGCTTGGCGACATGAAGGATGTCCTGCGCCGTCGTTACGGCGACAAGGTGAAGCTGCAGCTCATTTCCGGTGCCCGTTCCCTGTTCGGCAAAAAAGTGCCGGGCGTTGATGCCGCTCTTGGCATGAATGCCGAACGTCTCGCCGCAGGTGCGGTGTCGGGGCTTGTCGAGGTCGCTGAAGAAAAGGCATTGTGGTCCCGTTACGGCCTATGA
- a CDS encoding glycine--tRNA ligase subunit alpha → MTAMTDVPDHMNPKRSFQALILTLHNYWADKGCAVLQPYDMEVGAGTFHPATTLRALGPKPWKAAYVQPSRRPSDGRYGENPNRLQHYYQYQVILKPNPSNLQELYLGSLKAIGLDPLLHDVRFVEDDWESPTLGAWGLGWECWCDGMEVSQFTYFQQVCGIECSPVAGELTYGLERLAMYVQGVDNVYDLNFNGREGDEKISYGDVFLQAEQEYSRHNFEFADTAMLHRHFIDAEKECQALLAAGAPGDSGALHKCVLPAYDQCIKASHVFNLLDARGVISVTERQSYILRVRTLAKACGEAFLLTDAGGANWNKAA, encoded by the coding sequence ATGACTGCAATGACCGATGTTCCAGACCATATGAACCCCAAGCGTTCCTTTCAGGCGCTGATCCTGACGCTGCATAACTACTGGGCCGACAAGGGCTGCGCGGTTCTGCAGCCTTACGATATGGAAGTGGGCGCCGGTACATTCCATCCTGCAACGACGCTGCGCGCGCTCGGACCGAAACCGTGGAAGGCAGCCTACGTGCAGCCGTCGCGGCGTCCTTCTGACGGTCGTTACGGTGAAAACCCGAACCGTCTGCAGCATTATTATCAGTATCAGGTCATCCTGAAGCCGAACCCGTCCAACCTCCAGGAACTCTATCTCGGTTCGCTTAAGGCCATCGGCCTTGATCCGCTGCTGCACGATGTGCGTTTTGTGGAAGACGATTGGGAAAGCCCGACGCTGGGTGCCTGGGGTCTGGGTTGGGAGTGCTGGTGCGACGGCATGGAAGTGTCGCAGTTCACCTACTTCCAGCAGGTGTGCGGTATCGAATGCTCCCCGGTTGCCGGCGAACTGACCTACGGTCTGGAGCGTCTGGCGATGTATGTTCAGGGCGTTGATAACGTCTATGACCTGAACTTCAACGGCCGCGAGGGCGACGAGAAGATCTCCTATGGCGATGTCTTCCTCCAGGCGGAGCAGGAATATTCGCGCCACAACTTCGAATTCGCCGATACGGCCATGCTGCATCGTCACTTCATCGACGCGGAAAAGGAATGCCAGGCCCTGCTCGCTGCCGGTGCACCGGGCGATTCTGGCGCTCTGCACAAATGCGTTCTGCCTGCCTATGACCAGTGCATCAAGGCAAGCCATGTCTTCAACCTGCTCGATGCGCGCGGCGTCATTTCGGTGACTGAACGTCAGAGCTACATTCTGCGGGTGCGGACGCTGGCAAAGGCATGCGGCGAAGCTTTCCTGCTGACGGATGCAGGTGGTGCGAACTGGAACAAGGCCGCCTGA
- a CDS encoding LemA family protein, whose translation MFITLAIIAAIALYVVFIYNGLVKARQMKEEAWSGIDVQLKRRADLIPNLIETVKGYAAHEKSTFEEVIAMRNRAQAVPAGDVEGRAKAEGLLSQALGKLFALAEAYPDLKANTNFLELQRSLETIEGEIQMSRRYYNGAARDLNVKVESFPSNLVAGQFGFAKAPYFEIENPADRAVPTVKF comes from the coding sequence ATGTTCATCACGCTGGCAATCATTGCGGCGATCGCGCTCTATGTGGTCTTCATCTATAACGGCCTCGTCAAGGCGCGGCAGATGAAGGAAGAGGCGTGGTCCGGCATCGACGTGCAGTTGAAGCGCCGCGCTGACCTGATCCCCAACCTGATCGAGACTGTCAAAGGTTACGCCGCGCATGAAAAGAGCACCTTCGAAGAGGTGATCGCCATGCGCAACCGTGCACAGGCTGTGCCGGCTGGCGATGTGGAAGGCCGCGCCAAGGCGGAAGGCCTGCTGTCGCAGGCCCTTGGCAAACTCTTTGCTCTGGCGGAAGCCTATCCCGATCTCAAGGCCAACACCAACTTTCTGGAATTGCAGCGCTCGCTCGAGACCATCGAGGGCGAAATCCAGATGTCGCGCCGTTATTACAACGGTGCCGCACGCGATCTGAACGTGAAGGTGGAGAGCTTCCCCTCTAATCTGGTGGCTGGACAATTTGGCTTTGCAAAAGCCCCTTACTTCGAAATTGAAAACCCGGCTGACCGTGCCGTGCCCACCGTAAAATTCTGA